A region of Granulicella aggregans DNA encodes the following proteins:
- a CDS encoding DUF262 domain-containing protein, whose product MPEQSIKSEDMTLKRAFQDFYTVPDYQREYVWGEADAKGQRGDEVEQFLRDILTEYELATAQNAPEYFIGTIVVCADSSNVFELIDGQQRMTTSFVTLCAVRDAMIELNAQLPDELSGQIAAASMDWQGKTTHRERLTLQYEDSQGVLKHYARGDWNLAPKIGTRSIANIAGAYKTVREFLRAQFHDDPLQILRFYAYLTAKVKLIRIETPSVAKALKIFETVNDRGAGLDAMDLLKNLLFMSAAPEQFTALKDKWKQVVDGIYGVGEKPLRFLRYFIFAEFEVADLKLQEDGIYDWFLKNASQTGHQKHPLVFVERLLEASRAYAGFTKGQNPDGSPSRGIANTRIFGGSAIRQHYILLLSGRNLNKLNFERLTEEVENLMFAYLITNTPTRDYERSVVEGARQLRKITDAEFAAFCSEYFAARKSQLSREFGNALSKMYSWETRAFRLRYMLAKLTQAVDVRAYGDGGNYGDLMHYYAANNDIEHIYPMNPSDEALAEFGEKADEHIASRIGNLVLVEQAINRLLGNKAYSQKKTVYPQSQFLLVRCQAEHPAFGVADKITKAIAGLPSFLAWDEGAVLKRQDFLTSLAREVWRVPSN is encoded by the coding sequence ATGCCAGAGCAGTCGATCAAATCAGAAGACATGACGTTGAAGCGCGCCTTTCAGGACTTCTACACTGTTCCGGATTACCAGCGGGAATACGTGTGGGGGGAGGCGGATGCAAAGGGCCAGCGGGGCGACGAAGTTGAACAGTTTCTTCGGGACATCCTCACTGAATATGAGTTGGCGACCGCGCAGAATGCGCCAGAGTATTTCATTGGCACCATTGTCGTGTGCGCAGACTCAAGCAACGTATTCGAGTTGATTGACGGCCAACAGCGGATGACGACCTCGTTCGTTACGCTTTGTGCGGTGCGAGACGCCATGATTGAACTCAATGCGCAGTTACCGGACGAACTCTCGGGGCAAATCGCAGCTGCCAGCATGGATTGGCAGGGCAAGACAACGCATCGCGAGCGCCTCACCTTGCAGTACGAAGACAGCCAAGGCGTCCTGAAACATTACGCCCGTGGAGATTGGAATTTAGCGCCGAAAATTGGCACTCGTTCGATAGCCAACATCGCTGGCGCTTACAAAACAGTCAGGGAATTCCTTCGCGCACAGTTTCACGACGATCCGCTCCAAATTCTTCGCTTCTATGCGTACTTGACCGCCAAAGTGAAACTTATCCGGATCGAGACGCCGAGTGTCGCTAAAGCTCTGAAGATTTTCGAGACAGTCAATGACCGCGGCGCAGGTTTGGACGCCATGGACCTCTTGAAGAATTTACTTTTCATGAGTGCGGCACCGGAACAGTTCACTGCCCTGAAGGACAAATGGAAGCAAGTAGTGGACGGAATCTACGGCGTCGGGGAGAAACCCCTTCGATTCTTACGGTACTTTATCTTCGCGGAATTTGAGGTCGCCGACCTGAAGCTACAGGAGGACGGTATCTACGACTGGTTCTTGAAGAACGCGTCGCAGACCGGCCACCAGAAGCATCCCTTAGTATTTGTCGAGCGGCTCCTTGAAGCATCCAGGGCCTATGCCGGTTTCACCAAAGGACAAAATCCCGACGGCAGTCCCAGTCGAGGTATTGCAAACACCAGGATCTTCGGTGGCAGCGCGATCCGGCAGCACTACATTCTTCTGCTTTCAGGTCGCAATCTGAACAAACTCAATTTTGAACGCCTCACGGAGGAGGTTGAAAACCTCATGTTTGCGTATCTGATTACGAACACGCCAACGCGAGATTATGAGCGCTCCGTAGTTGAAGGGGCGAGGCAATTGCGCAAGATCACCGATGCTGAATTTGCTGCCTTTTGCAGTGAATACTTCGCTGCTCGCAAGTCTCAACTATCGCGTGAGTTTGGTAACGCCCTGAGCAAAATGTATTCATGGGAGACTCGCGCCTTCCGCCTCCGCTACATGCTTGCGAAGCTCACCCAAGCCGTTGATGTGCGAGCTTACGGGGACGGCGGCAACTACGGGGACCTGATGCACTACTACGCTGCGAATAACGACATCGAGCATATCTATCCAATGAACCCAAGCGATGAAGCTCTGGCGGAGTTTGGCGAGAAAGCAGACGAGCATATCGCAAGCAGAATTGGAAATTTAGTGCTCGTCGAACAGGCAATAAACAGGCTTCTCGGAAACAAGGCATACTCTCAGAAAAAAACAGTCTATCCGCAGTCGCAGTTCCTTCTAGTGCGTTGTCAAGCCGAACATCCCGCTTTTGGAGTCGCAGATAAGATCACCAAGGCAATTGCGGGCTTACCATCGTTTCTCGCGTGGGATGAAGGAGCAGTCTTGAAGCGTCAGGATTTCCTTACATCTTTAGCAAGAGAGGTCTGGAGAGTTCCATCGAACTGA
- a CDS encoding TetR/AcrR family transcriptional regulator, protein MMNKRNLILDCAEQLIRTDGAAQLTLEKVAERAKVSKGGLLYHFPTKEQLVAGMIERTIESFERDVQSARASLPEGPGRNALAFMMAALDGQWKSTSARPNPVDLLVSTLTAFSTEPKMVLPIRKAYVRWQQLLEEDGLDPVQATITRLAIDGLTYTEMFGFNAFTEKRRQEVLEALRNMCMGTNSSHPRSQGRGPKRENNE, encoded by the coding sequence ATGATGAACAAACGGAATCTCATTCTCGATTGCGCTGAGCAGCTTATCCGGACAGATGGAGCCGCGCAGCTCACGCTGGAAAAAGTTGCCGAGCGGGCCAAGGTTAGCAAAGGCGGCCTTCTCTATCATTTTCCGACGAAAGAGCAACTTGTCGCTGGCATGATCGAGCGCACGATCGAGTCGTTCGAACGCGATGTCCAGTCAGCAAGAGCGTCACTACCTGAGGGACCGGGAAGAAATGCCCTTGCCTTCATGATGGCTGCACTCGACGGACAGTGGAAGTCAACAAGCGCGCGGCCGAATCCCGTCGATCTGCTCGTGTCGACTCTCACTGCATTTTCTACGGAGCCGAAAATGGTTCTGCCCATACGAAAGGCCTATGTCCGGTGGCAACAATTGCTTGAAGAAGACGGTCTCGATCCGGTGCAAGCGACCATTACTAGACTGGCCATCGACGGCTTGACCTACACGGAGATGTTCGGTTTCAACGCTTTCACCGAGAAACGTCGGCAGGAAGTTCTCGAGGCCCTCCGCAATATGTGTATGGGAACAAACTCTTCGCATCCACGTTCTCAGGGGCGCGGGCCCAAGCGCGAGAATAACGAATAA
- the shc gene encoding squalene--hopene cyclase — protein sequence MKEHFLQDIPAIVWTHEDTRQSVTLRTQQNVGSHLTAATRALAALQYNEGYWCGDLTGDSTLASDYILLQLWLHPVDANSAWNPPRKDRIERLVKYLWDCQMPDGGWNLYAKGPAEINASVKAYTALRIAGAAQSSPRMRAARERILALGGLQACNSYTRINLSFFGLFPKQFVPTVPAEILIVPGSFLNEMSSWTRTIIVPLSIIQGLGAQRPVPSGLTLAELMLPGTRIAMPRKDLTSELFLRADKLLKQWEQRGIQRIRDKAIAAAERWMIEHTHHSEGLGAIYPAMMYAVMAMDALGYERDQPDLVKAMQHFDDLLIERDNFFDVQPCKSPVWDTAIAIFSLGEAGDADKASMTRAADWLLSKEVRRKGDWSSKRPNLRPSGWAFEFANEFYPDIDDTAMVLLALQHAKASDPERQARVESRAVNWLLGMQSADGGWAAFDVDNDWQLLNKVPFADHNAMLDPTCPDITGRVMEALCRRGLTAQHPAISRGIEYLLSSQERNGSWYGRWGVNYVYGTFLSLRGLVATKDRQTSSAIHRGSQWLRSVQNDDGGWGESCAGYEIDKFVPAESTPSQTAWALLGLLATGDLHSRAVKQGVSWLLRNQNADGSWDEELTTGTGFPNVFYLSYHLYRLYFPALALASYKQSSRKLATDSRLEIGLS from the coding sequence ATGAAAGAACATTTTCTACAGGACATTCCGGCAATCGTATGGACGCACGAAGACACACGGCAAAGCGTCACCTTAAGAACTCAGCAGAACGTTGGTTCGCACCTCACAGCTGCGACCCGAGCTCTAGCAGCTCTTCAATACAACGAAGGCTACTGGTGCGGAGATCTCACCGGGGACTCGACACTTGCCTCGGATTACATCTTGCTTCAGCTCTGGCTTCATCCGGTGGACGCGAACTCGGCGTGGAACCCTCCGCGAAAAGATCGCATTGAAAGACTGGTGAAGTATCTATGGGATTGCCAGATGCCGGACGGAGGTTGGAATCTCTACGCGAAGGGCCCGGCTGAGATCAATGCGTCCGTCAAGGCGTACACGGCCCTGCGCATTGCCGGTGCGGCACAATCGTCGCCGCGGATGCGTGCTGCTCGCGAACGGATACTGGCGTTAGGCGGCCTGCAAGCTTGCAACAGCTACACCAGGATCAACCTGAGTTTCTTCGGACTCTTTCCCAAGCAATTTGTCCCCACCGTGCCAGCGGAAATTCTGATTGTGCCCGGAAGCTTTCTCAACGAAATGTCCTCCTGGACTCGGACCATTATCGTTCCCCTTTCCATCATCCAGGGCTTGGGTGCACAGAGGCCAGTACCGTCGGGACTGACGCTTGCCGAATTGATGCTTCCCGGCACGCGCATTGCGATGCCGAGGAAAGACCTCACCTCAGAACTATTTCTGCGTGCCGACAAGCTTCTGAAGCAATGGGAGCAAAGGGGCATACAGCGGATACGTGACAAAGCAATCGCGGCAGCCGAACGCTGGATGATCGAGCATACCCATCATTCAGAAGGACTGGGAGCCATCTACCCAGCAATGATGTATGCCGTGATGGCGATGGATGCGCTCGGGTACGAGCGAGATCAGCCGGATCTCGTAAAAGCAATGCAGCATTTCGACGATCTGCTCATCGAACGCGATAATTTCTTCGACGTGCAACCATGCAAGTCCCCGGTATGGGATACGGCAATTGCGATCTTTTCCTTAGGGGAAGCGGGAGATGCTGACAAAGCAAGCATGACCCGCGCAGCAGATTGGCTGCTTTCGAAAGAGGTCCGACGTAAGGGCGACTGGTCTTCCAAGCGACCCAACCTGCGCCCAAGCGGATGGGCCTTCGAGTTCGCCAATGAGTTTTATCCGGATATCGATGATACCGCCATGGTGTTGCTCGCTCTGCAACATGCAAAGGCATCTGACCCAGAACGCCAGGCCCGCGTCGAAAGTCGTGCCGTGAACTGGCTCCTCGGAATGCAATCCGCAGATGGCGGGTGGGCTGCTTTCGATGTAGACAATGACTGGCAGCTTTTGAATAAGGTTCCTTTTGCCGACCACAACGCAATGCTCGATCCTACCTGCCCAGACATCACCGGACGCGTGATGGAAGCACTTTGCAGAAGGGGTTTGACTGCTCAACATCCTGCCATCTCACGCGGCATTGAATATTTGCTCTCGTCACAGGAAAGGAATGGAAGCTGGTATGGCCGTTGGGGCGTCAACTACGTTTACGGCACGTTTCTTTCACTGCGGGGCCTCGTAGCCACGAAGGACCGTCAAACAAGCTCGGCTATCCACCGTGGGTCGCAGTGGCTCCGAAGCGTACAGAACGACGATGGGGGATGGGGTGAAAGTTGTGCCGGATACGAGATCGACAAGTTCGTTCCGGCAGAAAGCACTCCTTCCCAAACTGCGTGGGCACTCCTGGGACTCCTGGCTACCGGCGATTTACACTCTCGTGCCGTGAAACAAGGAGTCAGCTGGCTCCTCCGAAATCAGAATGCCGACGGGAGCTGGGATGAAGAGCTAACCACGGGAACTGGGTTTCCAAACGTGTTCTATCTCAGCTATCACCTTTATCGTCTCTACTTCCCAGCGCTCGCACTCGCGTCCTACAAGCAAAGTAGCCGTAAATTAGCCACCGATTCACGACTTGAGATCGGTCTCAGCTGA